One Podospora pseudopauciseta strain CBS 411.78 chromosome 4, whole genome shotgun sequence genomic window, CTTATTTTGCCAATCTTCCGGGCAATGGTGACTGGATGGATTATTATCATCTTGATGAAGAGGCAGCCATCATCGCAGTACCGAGATTGCGACCACGTGGCAGACAAGGCGTTCCTCGATCTTGATCTTGGGAGGCTTCGAAAGATATGCGAGATGCATCATGGCTCGCGTGATGGACGAGCAGAGCGGTTGCTTCTTGCACCGTAAATCGAAGGGCAAGGAACTGAAAATATGGAGGACGCGGGAGAGTCATACTACAGTGGACGGTGGACGGTGGTCGGTGGTCGGCCGTCAGTCGTCGGCAAAATTGGATGGCGACCTGAAAGTCCGAGGAGCGGAGGAAGGCGGGCATAGCAGTGTCAAGAACCTTCCATCGCACTTTCCACCCTCGCATTGAGCTGCGAGAATAGCATGAGATATGCAACCTGTGGATATCTCGAAAGAAGCAACCAGTGAGAATCGAGGGGGAAATGCTGGTTAATTTGTTCAACTATTTATCCTCCACCTGTCTTTGCGGTACCTGGTCCTCCACATGAATACCTCTCGATGCACCGCGATAATTCTGGTGCTAGATGTGGCATGTACCAGGTTCAGAGCTTCCTCGACGAAGGTTATAAGTCCCACATACTTCCGTATCGAGAACCAGTCGATAACCAAAGACGACGTGTTGTCCGACACACATAGGCAAACGCCGGCAAAATGAAGCTTTCATTTTCTCTTCTACTTCCTTTGCTCGTGATAGCCCAGGAGACAACCCTGGGAACAGGAGCGCATTTCCGGCTGACAAGATACTCCGGCACTGGCTGCCCGGAAGGCTCGAGCAACATAACAATCTCAGAAACAGGTGAGTGGATCACTATTACCTACAGCCAATTTCGAACCTACCTTGGGCCAGACTATACTCGAGCGGAGAGGGGTAAGACCTGTCATGTTTATCTCGCTATCATTGCCCCGAGCGTCGACCATCTCCCTCAAGGGGTTCAAGGGGTGCAGCACACGCTTGCGGACAGCGTATATGAAGGATACTACACTCAGCTCGATGATGGAGTGACAGCTCTTCACCACAGCACATACTACACCCATGATTTGGGCCCCTTCAACGTGGTCGCGACGGCAACAttcgatggtggtgagacCGGCAAAGCACCTGGCAAATCGTACAGCGAGACCAGAGAGATCCCTCTCAGCTCCCTGGAGTATGGCCGCTGTGTCCAACCAGGTGCTAGAATGTCGGTATTCTATGCCCACGATCAGATCACCATGAGCAGCTCAAATCCAGAAGCCCGTGGCGTTTCGGTTGCGGGCGACACGGCCGACTTGTTGTATACGCGCCGTATCAGAGTCCTTTAAATGGAAAGATTAAATTTGCAGTGAGATTGGGAGAAAACCACGAATGCTAATTCGGAATATCATATTGTAGATGGCAAGCGTGTACTCCGTAAGCCACATCTTTGAGGAAATTCGGAATTAGTCCGGAAAAGCGCTAGTACAGAGTCGGAAGGTGGGGCTATGATCccgaggaggggtggtggggctGTGGGGTGATTGCCGTTTGGATCTTGGCAGAAAGCTTCAACTGTCTTGACTCTGCCACCAACTTGGAATCCGGGACCAACGACAGATAGGACAAAATGCACTTTGTTCTTGCCATTAAAACCTATCTACTCTTTCGCTGTCATTGAAGTAGAATTCCCTTCCTTGCCAGCAATAATAATCGATTTTTAACCCTTTGAAAGCCATGATTTCAACCCACGGATAAATCGGCCATGATGCTCAGCTTCGCATTTTCCAGTCTGGTGTCGCACAACGGTGCGAGAATGCAGCTCGCTATGCAACCCATGGTATTGGGCGATGGCCATGACCGGGGGTCGAGCCTTGCCAACCTGCGCAAACATGTTTAATATCTACTGCTTGGTCCGGCTTTCGAGCTGAACGTGTTCATCATCCCCAGTAAAATCTTCGCGTCAACGACTCTGTGATGGAGAGTGAACAACCGATAGACTTGGAATGGCTTGCTGACTTGTCCAAAGGTAAGTACATACCATATACTCCAATATTCCATCTAATGTTTAACCCACATATCAGGTCAATCATTTACAACCTTTGGACAATCCCAATCTGCAAAGACTTTCGATTTCGGAGACGATGGCTTTACTGCTTCTCTGTCAGAAGGGAATGAGCTGCTCCAACTCACTCGGCCAGATCCTA contains:
- a CDS encoding hypothetical protein (EggNog:ENOG502I848; COG:S) — translated: MNTSRCTAIILVLDVACTRFRASSTKANAGKMKLSFSLLLPLLVIAQETTLGTGAHFRLTRYSGTGCPEGSSNITISETGEWITITYSQFRTYLGPDYTRAERGKTCHVYLAIIAPSVDHLPQGVQGVQHTLADSVYEGYYTQLDDGVTALHHSTYYTHDLGPFNVVATATFDGGETGKAPGKSYSETREIPLSSLEYGRCVQPGARMSVFYAHDQITMSSSNPEARGVSVAGDTADLLYTRRIRVLWQACTP